One window of Patescibacteria group bacterium genomic DNA carries:
- a CDS encoding NYN domain-containing protein, with translation MAIIKHKNQRVGIFIDTQNLYHSAKNLYKSKVNFGTVLKEALAGRPLIRAMAYVVTTESGEEQGFFDALTKLGIETKTKDLQIFYGGAKKADWDVGMAVDAIKMASKLDTIILATGDGDFIPLVEYLMKEGCQVEIISFSKSSSSRLQEVADDFIDMCEDPKKYLIGYRGERKSIWSAK, from the coding sequence ATGGCTATTATAAAACACAAGAATCAGCGCGTGGGAATTTTCATAGATACACAAAATCTCTATCACAGCGCAAAAAACCTTTACAAATCAAAAGTAAACTTCGGTACAGTATTAAAAGAAGCTCTTGCTGGAAGACCTCTTATACGTGCAATGGCCTATGTGGTCACCACGGAATCAGGTGAAGAACAGGGATTTTTCGATGCCCTGACCAAATTAGGCATAGAAACCAAAACCAAAGACCTTCAAATATTCTACGGTGGGGCTAAAAAGGCAGACTGGGATGTCGGTATGGCAGTTGATGCTATTAAAATGGCATCTAAGCTTGATACTATCATTTTGGCAACCGGCGACGGTGATTTTATACCACTCGTTGAGTACCTTATGAAAGAAGGATGTCAGGTTGAGATTATTTCGTTTAGTAAATCATCCTCATCTAGACTTCAGGAGGTTGCCGACGACTTTATAGACATGTGCGAAGACCCAAAAAAGTATCTCATCGGATACCGTGGGGAACGAAAAAGTATATGGTCTGCCAAATAA
- the rpsO gene encoding 30S ribosomal protein S15, whose amino-acid sequence MLTKRKKQNAIKDTKMHETDTGSPEVQVSILSRKIDELATHLKKNLKDKHSRKGLLSMVADRRTHLKYLEKKDKRRYNALIKKLNLKR is encoded by the coding sequence ATGCTTACAAAGAGAAAGAAACAAAACGCTATAAAGGACACGAAAATGCACGAAACGGACACGGGTTCTCCCGAGGTGCAAGTGTCTATTTTGAGTAGAAAAATAGATGAACTTGCGACGCATCTCAAGAAAAATCTAAAGGACAAGCATTCGAGAAAGGGGCTTCTTTCCATGGTCGCTGACCGAAGAACGCACCTAAAGTACCTTGAAAAAAAGGATAAGCGGCGCTACAATGCGCTCATCAAGAAGCTCAATCTTAAAAGATAA
- a CDS encoding tyrosine-type recombinase/integrase, which yields MTYELNQLKREFLEHLEIEKGRSLKTIANYDQYLSRFLEWSKLTDPKDITDDVIREYRLWLNRQPASPVGRTSGVPPIGEQQTLKRKTQNYYLIALRAFLKYMRKRTIESISPERIELAKVPQRSLDLISSDELNRLMNAPQGEDLKSLRDKAMLELLFSTGLRVSELCSLNNDLDIRADEFSVRGKGDKIRVVFLSSDAKDILKKYMEKRTDMDDSLFIQLSRGVSSKDSLRLTPRSVERIVKYYAIKAGISKKVTPHVIRHSFATDLLQNGADIRSVQALLGHANISTTQVYTHVTDIHLKNIHKEFHGKKRT from the coding sequence ATGACATACGAGCTTAATCAGTTGAAACGGGAATTTCTTGAACATCTCGAAATTGAGAAAGGTCGTAGTTTAAAAACAATTGCAAACTACGATCAGTATCTCAGTAGATTTCTTGAATGGTCAAAACTTACCGATCCAAAGGATATTACCGATGATGTTATTCGTGAATACCGGTTGTGGCTCAACCGGCAACCTGCCTCGCCAGTAGGCAGGACATCGGGAGTGCCTCCAATCGGAGAGCAACAAACACTTAAGAGAAAAACTCAAAACTACTATCTCATAGCGCTTCGCGCATTTCTCAAATACATGAGAAAACGCACTATTGAATCTATTTCACCAGAGCGGATAGAGCTTGCAAAAGTGCCACAACGCAGTTTGGACCTCATTTCAAGTGATGAGCTCAATCGTCTCATGAACGCCCCCCAAGGGGAAGATTTAAAGTCTCTACGGGACAAAGCGATGCTTGAGCTACTGTTTTCTACAGGTCTTCGGGTTTCAGAGCTTTGTTCACTTAATAATGATTTGGATATACGCGCCGATGAATTTTCTGTGCGAGGCAAGGGAGACAAGATCCGTGTTGTATTTCTCTCGTCTGATGCAAAAGATATACTAAAAAAATATATGGAAAAACGTACTGACATGGACGATTCACTCTTCATACAACTTAGCAGAGGAGTTTCGAGCAAGGATTCACTGAGGCTCACACCACGCTCGGTTGAGAGAATAGTAAAATACTATGCAATAAAAGCTGGAATATCTAAAAAGGTTACTCCACATGTGATTCGACACAGTTTTGCAACTGATTTACTTCAAAACGGAGCTGATATTCGCTCAGTGCAAGCACTTTTAGGACACGCCAACATTTCAACGACGCAAGTTTACACTCATGTAACGGACATACATTTAAAAAATATACACAAGGAATTTCACGGCAAAAAACGCACATAA
- the xth gene encoding exodeoxyribonuclease III: MTKLLSWNVNGLRAVHRNDYWGSFLKEKPDIFCLQETKAHPDQLQSEVRNVKGYFSYFASSVVKKGYSGVALYTKTEPEKVEYGMGIKKFDDEGRLIISYFSDFILLNVYFPNGGQGPERLQYKLDFYDAFLDYIEKLKKKGNKIIFCGDINTAHEEIDLARPKENEDNTGFLPEERAWIDEVINHGYIDTFRHFHPNKKNAYSYWDLKTAARDRNVGWRIDYFFVSSNLQNKIKGVSILTNVYGSDHCPIELELL; the protein is encoded by the coding sequence ATGACAAAACTACTGTCTTGGAACGTGAACGGTTTGCGCGCTGTGCACAGAAATGACTATTGGGGGAGTTTTCTCAAAGAAAAACCTGACATTTTTTGTTTGCAGGAGACCAAAGCGCATCCTGATCAGCTTCAGTCTGAAGTCAGAAATGTGAAGGGATATTTTTCATATTTCGCATCATCTGTTGTTAAAAAAGGATACAGCGGCGTGGCACTCTACACCAAAACAGAGCCAGAAAAAGTTGAATACGGCATGGGAATAAAAAAATTTGATGACGAAGGTCGGCTGATAATTTCCTACTTTTCGGACTTTATTCTGCTTAATGTTTACTTTCCCAATGGTGGACAGGGGCCGGAGCGACTTCAATATAAACTTGATTTTTATGACGCATTTCTTGATTATATAGAAAAATTAAAAAAGAAAGGCAACAAAATTATTTTCTGCGGAGATATAAACACGGCCCATGAGGAAATTGATTTAGCGCGCCCAAAAGAAAACGAGGACAATACTGGCTTTCTTCCTGAGGAAAGAGCTTGGATTGATGAGGTGATAAATCATGGATACATAGATACATTTAGACATTTCCATCCGAATAAAAAAAATGCTTATTCATATTGGGATTTAAAGACAGCGGCTCGCGATAGAAATGTTGGTTGGCGCATCGACTACTTTTTTGTCAGCTCAAATCTGCAGAATAAAATAAAAGGAGTTTCCATTCTTACCAATGTATATGGCTCTGACCATTGTCCAATTGAGCTTGAGCTCCTATAG
- a CDS encoding HD domain-containing protein — protein sequence MSNTLKFKVPKEVSRVTEELEKADFEAYLVGGCVRDLLREKVPKDWDIATNAKPDEIVELFDDTFYNNEFGTVGVVNEQVEDESLKVIQVTPYRLESSYTDARHPDSVEFGNSLEADLKRRDFTVNALAYSVSQGHLVDLYKGQEDIKDRILRAVGKPDERFAEDALRILRAIRLSAELSFSIERETEEAIKRTASTLEKISMERIRDELSRILMSKRPMEGLLSAQRLGVLKHFIPDLERGIGVNQNQAHKYDVYEHNLRTLQHAADKDWSLDLRLAALFHDISKPETRRRSEEKNDWTFHGHDVVGARLTRKILIGLKYSKKTVDAVVKLVRWHMFFSDPEKITLSAVRRIIGNVGEESIWFLMDLRVCDRVGTGRPKENPYRFRKYKSMVEEALRDPISVGMLKIDGNSLMKITNEKSGPKIGYTLHALLEEVLEDPTLNTKEYLEKQGKVLIVLPMAELKSLGEKGKVKKDTEEEKKVKEIRGRYWVQ from the coding sequence ATGTCAAATACGCTGAAATTTAAGGTTCCAAAGGAGGTTTCACGAGTAACTGAGGAGCTAGAAAAGGCTGATTTTGAGGCTTATCTGGTGGGGGGCTGTGTCCGTGACCTCCTGCGAGAAAAAGTCCCTAAAGACTGGGATATAGCTACAAATGCCAAGCCCGACGAAATCGTGGAGCTCTTTGATGACACGTTCTACAACAATGAATTTGGAACTGTAGGTGTGGTAAATGAGCAAGTAGAGGATGAGTCTCTGAAGGTCATACAAGTTACCCCGTACCGACTTGAATCTTCCTATACCGATGCTCGTCATCCAGATTCTGTTGAATTTGGAAATTCTCTTGAAGCTGACCTTAAGCGCAGAGATTTTACGGTAAACGCTCTGGCGTACAGTGTTTCTCAAGGACATCTTGTTGACCTTTATAAAGGGCAGGAGGATATAAAGGACAGAATATTGCGAGCGGTGGGGAAGCCTGATGAACGATTTGCAGAAGATGCGCTCCGAATTCTCCGTGCGATACGCCTTTCTGCGGAGCTTTCATTCTCAATTGAACGGGAAACAGAAGAGGCAATAAAAAGGACTGCTTCCACACTTGAGAAAATATCCATGGAACGTATCAGAGATGAATTATCACGCATTCTCATGTCTAAAAGACCCATGGAGGGTCTTTTAAGCGCACAACGACTTGGTGTGCTTAAACACTTCATACCAGACCTTGAGAGGGGTATTGGGGTAAACCAGAATCAGGCTCATAAATACGATGTCTACGAACATAATCTAAGGACACTCCAACATGCGGCTGACAAAGATTGGTCACTGGATCTTCGTTTGGCAGCTTTATTTCACGATATATCAAAACCAGAGACACGGCGCAGATCAGAAGAGAAAAATGACTGGACATTCCACGGACATGACGTGGTGGGAGCGCGGCTCACTAGAAAGATACTTATCGGTTTGAAATATTCAAAGAAAACGGTGGATGCTGTTGTAAAGTTGGTCAGATGGCACATGTTTTTCTCAGACCCTGAAAAAATAACCCTTTCCGCAGTACGTAGAATCATTGGAAATGTGGGAGAAGAGAGTATATGGTTCCTGATGGACCTAAGGGTGTGCGATAGAGTAGGTACCGGACGACCAAAGGAGAATCCATACCGGTTCAGGAAGTATAAATCGATGGTTGAAGAGGCTCTCCGCGACCCAATTTCAGTCGGAATGCTTAAAATAGACGGTAACTCACTGATGAAAATAACTAATGAGAAGTCAGGACCAAAAATTGGATACACACTCCATGCTCTACTCGAAGAAGTGCTAGAAGACCCCACACTCAACACAAAAGAATATCTTGAAAAACAAGGAAAAGTGTTAATCGTGCTTCCTATGGCAGAACTTAAAAGTTTAGGAGAAAAAGGAAAGGTGAAAAAAGATACGGAAGAGGAGAAGAAAGTAAAAGAGATACGAGGTAGGTACTGGGTACAATAA
- a CDS encoding YraN family protein, translated as MKNSKETEKQKIGKIGEDIACRFLMKRGFKVIERNYLKKWGEIDIIAKKDKILRFIEVKTVSRENVGSISRETEGYRPEENVHPKKLQRMARVIQTYLIEKGIEDENWQFDVLAIYLDLNNKEAKCRFTEDIILLAT; from the coding sequence ATGAAGAACAGTAAAGAGACTGAAAAGCAAAAAATTGGGAAAATAGGAGAGGATATTGCCTGTAGGTTTCTCATGAAACGTGGATTTAAGGTAATTGAGAGGAACTATCTCAAGAAATGGGGTGAGATAGATATTATTGCTAAAAAGGACAAAATACTGCGATTTATAGAGGTAAAAACTGTTTCACGTGAAAATGTGGGTAGCATTTCACGTGAAACAGAAGGATATAGACCGGAGGAGAATGTGCACCCCAAAAAATTACAGCGAATGGCACGAGTTATCCAAACCTATTTGATTGAAAAGGGAATTGAAGATGAGAATTGGCAATTTGATGTGCTGGCAATATATCTTGATCTAAATAATAAAGAAGCTAAGTGTCGATTTACAGAAGACATAATTTTATTAGCGACATAG
- a CDS encoding mechanosensitive ion channel family protein encodes MEFIINLDAYLLGNTLMSYIKAVIAFAVLVAVFKSLQWVILKRLAGLAEQTETDIDDTLIKIFKSLRPSFYYFVAFYFALKFISLTSFVNNLINGILLTWIIYQIIIGVQIFVDYVIRKKFEGDPDPSTKAAAGYLSMLAKGALWVIGVLLVLSNLGINITSLVAGLGIGGVAIAFALQGILADLFSSFALYFDKPFQIGDFIVVGKDSGTVEKIGIKSTRIRARTGEELIISNKELTEARVQNFKRLAERRSIFSIGVLYETSQSKLKKIPSIIEKIVQSAQKTRFDRTHFKGFGDSALMFEVSYYVQSNDYTEFMNIQQKINLDIFEAFGKEGISFAYPTQTIHINKG; translated from the coding sequence ATGGAATTTATTATCAATCTTGACGCGTATCTTCTGGGGAATACGCTTATGAGCTACATTAAAGCGGTTATTGCCTTTGCAGTGCTTGTTGCGGTGTTTAAAAGCCTTCAGTGGGTCATTTTGAAACGTTTAGCGGGTCTTGCTGAACAGACAGAAACTGATATTGACGACACTCTCATAAAAATCTTCAAAAGTTTGCGACCGTCATTTTATTACTTCGTTGCATTCTATTTTGCTTTAAAATTTATCTCTCTCACCAGTTTTGTAAATAATTTAATAAATGGCATTCTGCTCACGTGGATTATATACCAGATTATCATAGGGGTTCAAATATTCGTTGATTATGTTATTCGCAAAAAGTTTGAAGGGGATCCGGACCCGAGCACAAAGGCAGCAGCCGGCTATCTGAGCATGCTTGCAAAAGGGGCTCTGTGGGTTATTGGAGTGCTTTTGGTGCTTTCAAACCTCGGTATCAATATAACCTCGCTCGTTGCAGGGCTTGGTATTGGCGGGGTCGCGATTGCATTTGCACTCCAGGGTATTTTGGCTGACTTATTCAGCTCATTTGCACTTTACTTTGACAAACCGTTTCAGATAGGGGACTTCATCGTTGTTGGTAAAGACTCGGGAACGGTTGAGAAAATAGGCATAAAATCAACGCGGATCCGTGCTCGTACTGGAGAAGAACTTATTATTTCAAACAAAGAGCTTACTGAAGCGAGAGTGCAGAATTTCAAACGACTCGCTGAGCGCAGATCTATATTTTCTATCGGGGTTTTATATGAAACATCACAGTCAAAACTTAAAAAAATCCCGTCAATAATTGAGAAAATCGTACAATCTGCTCAAAAGACACGGTTTGATAGGACTCACTTCAAGGGTTTTGGGGACTCGGCTTTAATGTTTGAAGTTTCATACTATGTACAATCAAACGATTATACGGAATTTATGAATATACAGCAGAAAATAAATCTTGATATTTTTGAGGCATTTGGAAAAGAGGGGATTTCTTTTGCTTATCCTACTCAAACTATTCACATAAATAAGGGATAA
- a CDS encoding trypsin-like peptidase domain-containing protein codes for MPLIEFAKLVIAFLILGILVIYTVSLSKQTVVYNKTPATKDLSVEEVSNTETSMIQELQEIQETIVPEKEIVVMQEEIVASTIPVIPQPVPLIPIQSFLGINEITRAALVNILCTTTSGGLLNPITGSGVIIDSRGVILTNAHIAQYFLLRDYPNKDAIECIIRGGSPAEPLYTAEILHISTEWITDNTSNITNQNPMGTGVNDYAFLFITNRINSSEALPNTFVFIQPDVKESSIIVGNNVLVAGYPAGFLSGITIQKDLYAVSTISEIMELFTFGDNMLDLISLGGSITAQKGSSGGAIVNSNSKLIGVVVTSSDGETTAERDLRAITLSHIERSLKKNNGFGLEILLFGDLRVKSNLFNLSTSPALTELLVNELKQ; via the coding sequence ATGCCACTTATAGAATTTGCAAAACTGGTTATTGCTTTTCTCATTCTGGGAATTTTGGTTATCTATACTGTTTCGCTTTCAAAACAAACGGTTGTATACAACAAAACCCCCGCCACAAAAGATTTGTCGGTTGAAGAAGTCTCCAACACTGAGACATCAATGATACAAGAGCTGCAGGAAATACAGGAAACAATAGTACCCGAAAAGGAAATAGTAGTTATGCAAGAAGAAATTGTCGCATCTACCATTCCTGTTATTCCTCAACCAGTCCCGTTGATACCGATACAATCATTTTTAGGTATAAATGAAATCACCAGAGCCGCACTTGTAAACATTTTATGCACCACCACCTCTGGAGGACTTCTCAATCCAATCACCGGAAGTGGAGTTATTATAGATAGCCGTGGAGTCATTCTTACCAATGCTCATATAGCACAATACTTTCTACTCAGAGACTACCCGAATAAAGACGCAATTGAATGCATAATACGTGGAGGAAGTCCTGCAGAACCACTCTATACCGCTGAAATTCTCCATATTTCAACTGAGTGGATTACCGATAACACATCAAATATCACAAACCAAAATCCTATGGGAACCGGTGTTAATGACTATGCGTTTCTATTTATAACAAATCGTATAAATTCTAGTGAAGCACTTCCAAACACTTTTGTGTTTATACAACCTGATGTAAAAGAATCTTCGATCATAGTTGGAAATAATGTTCTGGTCGCCGGCTATCCTGCGGGGTTTCTAAGTGGAATTACAATACAAAAAGATCTCTACGCAGTATCCACTATTTCTGAAATAATGGAGCTTTTCACATTCGGAGATAATATGCTTGACCTTATTTCGCTCGGCGGCAGCATTACCGCGCAGAAAGGTTCTTCTGGCGGAGCAATCGTAAACAGCAACAGCAAACTGATAGGTGTTGTGGTTACAAGCAGTGATGGAGAAACAACCGCCGAGCGTGATTTACGTGCTATTACCCTCTCGCATATAGAGAGGAGCCTGAAAAAAAACAATGGATTTGGGCTTGAAATTCTTCTTTTCGGCGATTTAAGAGTGAAGTCGAATTTATTCAATCTCTCCACATCACCTGCGCTCACTGAACTTTTAGTAAATGAGCTTAAACAATAG
- a CDS encoding HU family DNA-binding protein, whose translation MNKASIVEKVNSLLGGTKADAERAVDCVIDSIVEGLKSGDEVSLAGLGIFSTKMRPARQGRNPRTGETIQIQAMRVPKFRAAKGLKDAVK comes from the coding sequence ATGAACAAAGCTTCAATAGTAGAAAAGGTCAACAGTCTCCTCGGAGGAACAAAAGCTGACGCAGAACGAGCTGTCGACTGTGTTATTGACTCAATTGTCGAAGGACTCAAGAGCGGTGATGAGGTATCACTTGCTGGACTTGGAATCTTTTCAACAAAGATGCGTCCGGCACGACAAGGCAGAAACCCACGAACCGGAGAAACTATCCAAATTCAGGCTATGCGCGTTCCTAAATTTAGAGCCGCGAAAGGACTGAAAGACGCAGTAAAATAA
- the rny gene encoding ribonuclease Y codes for MSLKVVIVLIGLSGLVGISFGYFLRWIVSLGKRGSMELEIKQMMLDAKEEAKRITGGAENKARETVEELRGELKEKEEQVKKNEDRLIKKEEFLDKRQLDIDQEVETIKKKIEEVKEIREKTEELNEKRQEELEKISGLSKQDAKVEILKTIEKEHEEDILVRMQKLETEGYEKLDRKAKEILVASIHRLGNSVASDVMAISLSLPSDELKGKIIGKEGRNIKAFERATGVDVIVDDTPGVITLSSFDPIRRQVARVALENLIIDGRIQPAKIEESVIKAKEDINKIIKEKGEQAAYECGVFNLDPRVISILGRLHFRTSYGQNVLQHSIEMAHISGMLAEELGADVSVAKAGALLHDIGKAVDHEVQGTHVEIGRRILQKFGVNEPIIQAMQSHHEEYPYETPESIIVQVADAISGGRPGARRDTVENYLKRLSDLEAIANSFEGVNKTFAIQAGREVRVFVTPEDISDIEAKKMARDIALRIENEVKYPGEIKISVIRESRAIEFAR; via the coding sequence ATGTCATTAAAAGTTGTAATTGTATTAATAGGACTCTCCGGTCTTGTGGGGATTTCTTTTGGGTACTTTCTCCGCTGGATTGTGTCACTCGGAAAACGAGGGTCAATGGAGCTTGAAATCAAGCAAATGATGCTTGATGCAAAGGAAGAAGCTAAGCGCATCACTGGAGGAGCTGAGAATAAAGCAAGAGAAACTGTAGAGGAACTTAGGGGAGAACTCAAAGAAAAAGAGGAGCAAGTAAAGAAAAATGAAGACCGTCTTATTAAAAAAGAGGAGTTTTTGGATAAACGACAACTTGATATTGATCAAGAAGTTGAAACCATAAAGAAAAAAATTGAAGAGGTAAAAGAAATACGGGAGAAAACCGAAGAACTCAATGAAAAAAGACAGGAAGAACTTGAAAAGATATCGGGACTCTCAAAACAAGACGCAAAAGTGGAGATCCTAAAGACTATTGAAAAAGAGCATGAGGAAGACATTTTGGTGCGTATGCAAAAACTTGAAACGGAAGGGTATGAGAAACTTGATCGGAAAGCAAAAGAGATACTGGTGGCATCAATTCACCGACTCGGCAACTCTGTCGCATCAGATGTTATGGCAATATCACTCTCACTCCCCTCTGATGAACTCAAGGGAAAAATCATCGGAAAGGAAGGGAGAAATATTAAGGCATTTGAACGCGCAACTGGCGTTGATGTTATCGTTGATGACACACCAGGAGTCATCACCCTCTCATCATTTGACCCGATCAGACGACAAGTCGCGCGAGTTGCGCTTGAGAATCTTATTATAGATGGAAGGATTCAGCCGGCAAAGATAGAAGAATCGGTCATTAAGGCAAAAGAGGATATTAATAAAATTATAAAAGAAAAAGGTGAGCAGGCAGCATATGAATGCGGAGTGTTCAACCTTGACCCACGAGTAATATCAATTTTGGGAAGACTGCACTTCCGAACGAGCTATGGTCAGAACGTACTTCAGCATTCAATAGAAATGGCACACATCTCTGGTATGTTGGCAGAAGAACTCGGGGCTGATGTATCGGTTGCTAAAGCCGGAGCGCTTCTCCACGACATTGGAAAGGCTGTTGATCATGAAGTGCAAGGTACCCATGTAGAGATTGGCAGGAGAATACTTCAAAAATTCGGTGTCAATGAGCCGATTATCCAGGCGATGCAATCCCATCATGAAGAGTACCCATACGAAACACCAGAATCTATCATTGTGCAGGTGGCAGATGCTATTTCAGGTGGTAGACCTGGTGCAAGACGGGACACTGTGGAAAACTATCTCAAGCGTTTAAGCGACCTTGAAGCCATTGCTAATTCTTTTGAAGGAGTTAATAAGACCTTCGCCATTCAAGCAGGAAGAGAAGTGCGCGTCTTTGTAACCCCTGAAGATATTTCAGACATTGAGGCCAAAAAAATGGCTAGAGATATAGCTCTTCGGATAGAAAACGAGGTGAAGTATCCCGGAGAAATCAAGATTAGTGTTATCCGCGAATCACGAGCTATAGAATTTGCACGGTAA